In Dromiciops gliroides isolate mDroGli1 chromosome 4, mDroGli1.pri, whole genome shotgun sequence, one DNA window encodes the following:
- the DYNLT1 gene encoding dynein light chain Tctex-type 1: protein MDDFQASEETSFVVDEVSNIVKEAIESAIGGNAYQHSKVNQWTTNVVEQTLSQLTKLGKPFKYIVTCVIMQKNGAGLHTASSCFWDNTSDGSCTVRWENKTMYCIVSAFGLSI from the exons ATGGACGATTTCCAGGCTTCAGAGGAG ACCTCTTTTGTGGTTGATGAAGTGAGTAACATTGTAAAAGAG GCCATAGAAAGCGCAATTGGTGGTAACGCTTATCAACACAGCAAAGTCAATCAGTGGACAACAAATGTAGTAGAACAAACTTTAAGTCAACTTACCAAGTTGGGGAAACCATTCAAGTACAttg TGACCTGTGTGATTATGCAGAAGAATGGAGCTGGGCTGCATACAGCAAGCTCTTGCTTTTGGGATAACACCAGTGATg GAAGCTGCACAGTGAGATGGGAGAATAAGACCATGTACTGTATAGTCAGTGCCTTTGGACTGTCAATTTAA